A window from Bacillota bacterium encodes these proteins:
- the efp gene encoding elongation factor P, whose protein sequence is MITAGDFRNGATFELDGNVVQVIEFQHVKPGKGAAFVRTKYKNVITGGVVERSFNPTEKFPIAYIERKDMEYLYNDGDLYYFMDLETYENIPINKDSLGDNFKFVKENIVCKILSFKGNVFGVEPPFFIELQVTQTDPGFKGDTATGASKPATLETGATIRVPLFINEGDMIRVDTRTGEYMERA, encoded by the coding sequence ATGATTACTGCGGGCGATTTCAGAAACGGCGCAACATTTGAACTGGATGGAAACGTTGTTCAGGTTATTGAGTTCCAGCATGTTAAACCGGGAAAGGGCGCTGCTTTTGTAAGAACAAAATATAAAAATGTTATTACTGGAGGCGTGGTTGAAAGAAGTTTTAACCCGACTGAAAAATTTCCTATTGCTTATATAGAAAGAAAAGACATGGAATATCTTTATAACGATGGCGACTTATATTATTTCATGGATCTTGAAACTTATGAGAATATTCCGATAAATAAAGATAGCCTTGGTGATAACTTTAAATTCGTCAAAGAGAATATTGTCTGCAAAATTCTTTCATTTAAGGGAAATGTGTTCGGCGTTGAACCGCCGTTCTTTATTGAACTGCAAGTTACTCAAACCGATCCGGGATTCAAGGGAGACACGGCAACAGGCGCTTCAAAACCCGCAACTCTTGAAACAGGCGCTACTATTCGTGTCCCGCTTTTTATCAATGAAGGCGATATGATCCGTGTCGATACCAGAACCGGCGAATATATGGAAAGAGCATAA
- a CDS encoding aminopeptidase P family protein — MKQHLERLIKAFPKNLDAILLTSPVNRLYVSGFDASDDMILVTPESSYFLADGRYIEEVRNKVPFMTSILATDFYDTLRELISKHNIKTLGFEDMEITVFRYNRLKNELNVELNPIGSLMFELRKRKTPDEVSKMTWAQAIADRAFSYILNIIKPGMTEREVMLTLREYYVRQGSEGDSFEPIVVSGKNSSLPHGLPSDKVIERGDFITMDFGCVVQHYRSDMTRTIAVGYATDEMRKVYDIVLEAQKAALSGIHSGMTGAECDKIARDIIDNAGYKDCFGHGLGHSVGLEIHEPPRFSPRSTDIIEAGTVMTVEPGVYFEGAFGVRIEDMVLMTQNGCENFTKSKKELIIL; from the coding sequence ATGAAACAGCATCTTGAAAGACTTATTAAGGCTTTTCCAAAGAATTTGGACGCCATACTGCTTACATCCCCGGTTAACCGCCTGTATGTAAGCGGCTTTGACGCAAGCGATGACATGATCCTTGTAACTCCTGAATCTTCTTATTTTCTTGCAGACGGCAGGTATATAGAGGAAGTCCGAAACAAGGTTCCGTTTATGACTTCTATTCTTGCGACAGATTTTTATGATACTTTAAGAGAACTAATCTCTAAACATAATATAAAGACTCTTGGCTTTGAAGACATGGAGATAACAGTTTTCCGTTATAATAGGTTGAAAAACGAACTTAATGTAGAACTTAATCCGATAGGTTCGCTTATGTTTGAACTGCGTAAACGTAAAACCCCCGATGAAGTAAGCAAAATGACATGGGCGCAGGCAATTGCCGACAGGGCATTTTCTTATATACTTAATATAATTAAGCCGGGTATGACAGAACGTGAAGTTATGCTTACACTTAGGGAATACTATGTACGGCAAGGTTCAGAAGGCGATTCTTTTGAGCCGATAGTCGTTTCTGGTAAAAATTCGTCTCTTCCACATGGATTGCCATCTGACAAGGTGATTGAAAGAGGAGATTTTATAACAATGGATTTTGGCTGCGTAGTACAGCATTATCGCAGCGATATGACGAGAACGATAGCCGTGGGGTATGCCACGGATGAGATGCGTAAGGTTTACGATATTGTGCTTGAAGCACAGAAAGCGGCGCTTTCCGGCATACATTCTGGTATGACTGGCGCAGAATGTGATAAAATAGCACGTGATATAATCGATAATGCCGGGTATAAGGATTGCTTTGGACACGGGCTTGGCCACTCAGTTGGACTGGAGATACACGAACCGCCGCGTTTCTCACCGAGAAGCACAGATATTATTGAGGCAGGAACGGTTATGACGGTAGAACCTGGCGTCTATTTTGAAGGCGCGTTCGGCGTTAGAATAGAAGATATGGTCTTAATGACGCAGAACGGGTGCGAAAATTTTACAAAATCTAAAAAAGAGCTCATTATACTGTAA
- the aroQ gene encoding type II 3-dehydroquinate dehydratase translates to MNILVINGPNLNLLGEREPGIYGSNSLESINEHLTKFCENQNINVSFYQSNIEGEIINRLHEARKDYDGVVINAGAYTHYSIAIRDAIKAIRIPVVEVHLSNVHAREEFRKHSEISPVCVGTISGFGAVSYELGITAIKRILEENK, encoded by the coding sequence ATGAATATACTTGTGATCAATGGGCCTAATTTGAATCTGCTTGGTGAACGCGAACCTGGAATTTACGGCTCAAATTCGCTTGAATCGATCAACGAACATTTAACAAAATTCTGTGAAAATCAGAATATAAACGTGTCGTTTTACCAGTCAAATATCGAGGGGGAAATTATAAACCGCCTGCATGAAGCCCGCAAAGATTACGACGGCGTTGTTATTAACGCAGGAGCTTACACACACTACAGTATAGCGATTCGTGATGCGATTAAGGCTATCCGCATACCTGTTGTTGAGGTGCATCTATCGAATGTCCATGCAAGAGAAGAATTCAGAAAACATTCTGAGATCTCGCCGGTATGTGTAGGAACTATCAGCGGTTTCGGCGCTGTAAGTTATGAGCTTGGGATTACTGCTATTAAAAGGATTTTAGAGGAAAATAAATGA
- a CDS encoding TIM barrel protein, producing the protein MAPLFGPAGNAESFYAAGFTKTAEAPAWLKGMGLTAYEFQSGHGVKLGDATAELIRKEAIKNNIAVSIHAPYYISLSSVDDEKRLNSIRYVVESAEAVKKMGGSRIVVHSGSAGKMDRRKAIALAKDTVSLMIEKLHELRLDDVFVCFETMGKINQLGTLEEVLELCTMHERFLPTIDFGHINARTQGSIKTKADYAGILDMVGDSLGKDRLKVFHCHFSKIEYSAGGEKKHLTFEDTVYGPEFSPLAELIYERNLSPVMICESSGTQAEDALAMKSIYDTVIAKEGNI; encoded by the coding sequence ATGGCTCCTTTATTTGGGCCTGCCGGCAACGCAGAAAGCTTTTACGCGGCGGGTTTTACAAAAACAGCGGAAGCCCCGGCTTGGCTTAAAGGAATGGGACTTACCGCATATGAGTTTCAAAGCGGACATGGTGTTAAGCTCGGCGATGCGACTGCTGAACTTATTCGTAAAGAGGCAATCAAAAATAATATTGCGGTATCTATCCATGCCCCGTACTATATATCGCTTTCAAGTGTTGACGATGAAAAACGCTTAAATAGTATCAGGTATGTTGTAGAAAGTGCTGAGGCTGTTAAAAAAATGGGCGGCAGCCGTATTGTCGTGCACAGCGGGTCAGCAGGAAAAATGGATAGAAGAAAAGCTATTGCTCTTGCTAAGGATACAGTTTCTCTCATGATTGAAAAGCTGCATGAACTTAGACTTGATGACGTATTCGTATGTTTTGAGACAATGGGCAAAATCAATCAGCTTGGAACACTTGAAGAGGTTCTTGAACTTTGCACGATGCACGAGCGCTTTCTGCCTACGATTGATTTTGGACATATAAATGCGCGGACGCAGGGCAGTATAAAAACAAAAGCTGACTACGCTGGGATACTTGATATGGTCGGTGACTCACTTGGCAAGGATAGGCTTAAAGTATTTCACTGTCACTTTTCAAAGATCGAATATTCCGCTGGCGGAGAGAAAAAACACCTAACTTTTGAAGATACTGTCTACGGGCCTGAATTTTCACCGCTCGCGGAGCTTATATACGAGCGGAACTTAAGCCCAGTGATGATTTGCGAATCAAGCGGGACTCAGGCCGAGGATGCACTTGCAATGAAATCGATTTACGATACAGTAATAGCCAAAGAGGGAAACATATGA
- a CDS encoding YqeG family HAD IIIA-type phosphatase — MGQGLMPDFFLPDIYKIDKDFLRQNNIAGLLLDVDNTLISNTVTNADEKLSAWVSERIKDGTKLCIVSNGKGKRVKTFNVFEIPAVHNAHKPARHGFIKAAALLELKIEETAVVGDQIYTDILGGNHAGFTTILISPIDKFENMFIRLKRVMEKPILRRIKERDI; from the coding sequence ATGGGACAGGGTTTGATGCCGGATTTTTTTCTGCCGGACATCTATAAAATAGATAAGGATTTTTTAAGGCAGAATAATATTGCCGGGCTTTTGCTTGATGTAGATAATACGCTCATTTCAAACACCGTTACCAATGCAGATGAAAAACTGTCCGCATGGGTAAGTGAACGAATAAAAGATGGGACAAAATTGTGCATTGTATCAAATGGGAAAGGTAAGCGTGTTAAAACGTTCAACGTATTCGAAATTCCCGCAGTCCATAATGCACATAAACCTGCAAGACACGGCTTTATAAAAGCTGCCGCTCTGCTTGAACTGAAAATAGAAGAGACTGCTGTTGTCGGCGATCAGATTTACACTGATATCCTTGGCGGAAACCATGCAGGATTTACTACGATACTCATAAGTCCTATAGATAAATTTGAAAATATGTTTATACGATTAAAAAGAGTGATGGAAAAGCCTATATTGAGAAGAATAAAAGAAAGGGATATATAG
- the rpsU gene encoding 30S ribosomal protein S21, with amino-acid sequence MSEIRVNENESLDSALRRFKRQCAKSGVLSELRKREHYEKPSVKRKKKSEAARKRKFK; translated from the coding sequence ATGTCGGAAATTAGAGTTAACGAAAATGAGTCTTTGGATAGCGCGCTGCGCCGTTTTAAAAGGCAGTGTGCAAAGTCCGGCGTGCTTTCTGAACTTAGAAAGAGAGAGCACTACGAAAAGCCCAGTGTAAAACGTAAGAAAAAGTCTGAGGCTGCTAGAAAACGTAAGTTCAAATAG
- a CDS encoding P-II family nitrogen regulator: MKKIDAIIRPNKLEEIKEALHEINIKGITVSQVMGCGNQKGWKEYYRGTEIQMNFLPKVKIELVVSDDKVDETIDKIVASAKTGEVGDGKIFVTDIADCIRIRTGEKGNVAL; this comes from the coding sequence ATGAAAAAAATCGATGCAATCATTCGCCCAAATAAACTTGAAGAAATAAAAGAAGCGCTTCATGAAATAAATATTAAGGGCATAACTGTAAGCCAGGTTATGGGATGCGGCAATCAAAAGGGATGGAAAGAATATTACCGCGGGACAGAGATTCAAATGAATTTTCTTCCGAAAGTTAAAATTGAACTTGTAGTTAGCGATGATAAAGTTGATGAGACAATTGATAAGATAGTAGCTAGTGCAAAAACCGGTGAAGTCGGAGACGGCAAGATTTTTGTGACTGATATTGCTGACTGCATACGTATAAGAACAGGCGAAAAGGGTAATGTTGCTTTATAA
- a CDS encoding P-II family nitrogen regulator, whose protein sequence is MKKIDAIIRPNKLEELKLALQGINVKGITISQVMGCGNQKGWKEFYRGNKVIMNVLPKIKIELVVNDDKVKETIATIIEHAHTGEVGDGKIFVSDISDCVRIRTGEKGEAAL, encoded by the coding sequence ATGAAAAAGATCGATGCTATCATACGGCCAAATAAGCTTGAAGAGCTTAAATTAGCTCTTCAAGGTATCAATGTCAAAGGCATTACAATAAGTCAGGTGATGGGGTGCGGTAATCAGAAGGGATGGAAGGAGTTTTACCGCGGCAACAAAGTCATTATGAACGTTTTGCCTAAGATTAAAATTGAATTAGTAGTTAATGATGACAAGGTTAAAGAGACGATAGCTACGATTATCGAACATGCTCATACCGGCGAGGTTGGGGACGGTAAAATCTTTGTGAGTGATATATCTGATTGTGTTCGTATACGTACAGGGGAAAAAGGCGAAGCAGCACTTTAA
- a CDS encoding ammonium transporter, with product MDQINLGDCAFVLVSTALVFFMTPGLALFYGGMVKRKNVLNTIMACFFVAGLGSVLWVLVGYSLSFGGNSAFLGNFQYFALNGVGDAPNADYAATIPHLLFAAFQMMFAIITPTLISGALAERMKFSSLFIFAALWSIIVYYPLVHMIWGTGGLLKNIGAIDFAGGNVVHISSGISGLVACIMLGRRKGYPALSTHPHNIPLVFIGAGILWFGWFGFNAGSALTSGPLAVHALMTTNTSGATALLSWMLVEKIVRGKPTMLGAATGAVVGLAAVTQGAGYVPIWAAFIIGGLVSPICYFAMTVIKSKFGYDDALDAFGCHGVGGIWGGIATGLFANHSVNPAVKWDGLVFGDARLLGAQLISIVVTITLSAVGTFLIISVIKLFMKIRVEGLEESEGLDLTEHGENAYPAFTGLD from the coding sequence ATGGATCAAATCAATCTTGGAGACTGTGCGTTTGTACTTGTGTCTACAGCATTAGTTTTCTTTATGACACCGGGACTTGCGCTTTTTTACGGCGGTATGGTGAAGAGGAAAAACGTCCTAAACACTATTATGGCCTGCTTTTTTGTGGCTGGACTTGGATCAGTTTTGTGGGTGCTGGTCGGGTATTCGCTTTCATTTGGAGGAAATTCCGCATTTTTAGGGAATTTTCAGTATTTTGCATTAAACGGAGTTGGCGATGCGCCTAATGCTGACTATGCGGCAACGATACCGCATTTGCTCTTTGCCGCTTTTCAGATGATGTTCGCAATTATTACTCCTACTCTTATCAGTGGCGCTTTGGCTGAGAGAATGAAATTTTCTTCGCTTTTCATATTTGCGGCACTATGGTCAATTATAGTTTATTATCCTCTTGTACATATGATCTGGGGGACAGGCGGCTTACTTAAAAATATCGGAGCTATCGATTTTGCCGGTGGCAATGTTGTGCATATAAGTTCCGGAATTTCCGGGCTTGTTGCCTGCATCATGCTTGGCCGCCGGAAAGGATACCCTGCGCTCTCAACCCATCCGCATAATATCCCCCTGGTGTTTATAGGTGCGGGTATTCTATGGTTCGGCTGGTTCGGGTTTAATGCCGGAAGCGCCCTTACATCAGGGCCTTTGGCAGTTCATGCGTTAATGACAACTAATACATCAGGAGCTACGGCGCTGCTTTCGTGGATGCTTGTTGAAAAAATCGTCCGCGGGAAACCGACTATGCTCGGAGCTGCGACCGGCGCGGTCGTAGGACTTGCAGCTGTAACACAAGGCGCCGGCTATGTTCCGATTTGGGCTGCATTTATTATAGGCGGGCTTGTAAGTCCGATATGCTACTTTGCAATGACAGTGATTAAATCAAAATTTGGTTATGATGACGCACTTGATGCTTTCGGCTGCCATGGCGTAGGAGGCATATGGGGCGGTATAGCAACAGGGCTTTTTGCAAATCACTCGGTAAACCCTGCAGTTAAATGGGATGGTCTTGTATTTGGAGATGCCAGACTGCTCGGTGCCCAGCTAATCAGTATCGTTGTTACGATAACACTGTCTGCTGTTGGAACATTTTTAATAATCAGCGTCATTAAATTATTTATGAAGATCAGAGTAGAAGGTTTGGAAGAGTCAGAAGGACTCGATTTAACCGAACACGGTGAAAATGCTTATCCGGCATTCACTGGCTTGGATTAA